tcggccgcgtgcaaggcaaatgccctacccgctgtgctatcgctccagcccctaaacttttttttttttttgctttttgggtcacacctggcgatgcacaggggttactcctggctctgcactcaggaattacccctggctgtgctcaggggaccatatgggatgctgggatttgaacccgggtcggccgcgtgcaaggcaaacgccctacccgctgtgctatctctccagccccaaactatgTTATTTTTAAGGATTGATTTAAAGACAAGTGTTGCGAACACTTTTCaaggcttctgctgcatcagccaacactgctgctcttctctctttgaagtcttcctttatcacttctctgcacagctttgcgagctcggacgttagcttgtggttgcgtGATATTCATGCCAAAACACactggcgaatgagctcgagagtttccaaagacaggcgtctgcttgtggctttcccactctcggcattcctcgagcagtcatggaggtgctgaaacagtcaatcgtattcctcgtcgatgttgtcaacgacgacatcttcccacgttgccgcaatagtgccaaagagcgcccagttggtggtcgttctaggagttctcttcttaaacttaaactttgcattcctttctccccactctgtaaagtagaattttgcacaaaggagacggtggtctgatcccatctggaattttgggacaacagtgacattggtcaggcaaaacctttgattgaatatgatgtggtcaatttcattgtggaactgtccaccgggtgacacccatgtccaacgtttagattcggtgttctggaattgtgagttaccatggatggtcttggttgacatgatgaactcagacagtctctaacCCTattcatgggtcccaatgtggagttcttcaggcaaccttctcggtcctatcttggcattaaaatcaccaacagtgatcttgtagaaggtgtgttcttctttgtagaacttctccagctccatgtagaacttctcaattttttcttcatcgtagttggatgttggtgcgtagacgatgaagagagaaactgccagcagtgagccacatctactcaagtgtaatcgtcctattctggttgttaggcattcgaatgaatcaatgctcatggccaagtttgtcttgacgaggacaccgacaccaccaacgcctctgttgtcacaagttccgaggaacagttcttctacagtgtcaaaaatggcgtgattcCTTCCTTTTAGGCGGAAGATGAGGCAGGCACTGGGTGTCGCTTCTGACTCACCGCTGTTCTCTCGAGCCCGGGGACAAACTGGTCAGGAAGCCGCAGTGCAGCCATGGCCTTCAAGGACACAGGCAAGACGCCGGTGGAGCCCGAGGTGGCCATCCACCGCATCCGCATCACCCTCACCAGCCTCAATGTGAAGTCACTGGGGAAGGTGTGCGCCGACCTCATCCGCAGCGCCAAGGAGAAGAACCTGAAGGTGAAAGGCCCGGTGCGGATGCCCACCAAGACGCTGTGCATCACCACCTGGAAGACGCCATGCGGCGAAGGCTCCAAAACCTGGGACCGCTTCCAGATGCGCATCCACAAGTGCCTCATTGacctgtcccagtcccgaatcccggagccatgttagttgctgctcagtgtcgccagggctccatctggagaaggtgtgcaggcggcacctcctccgtccggctccccggtgttggaccaagctcattgaggcttcgtgagagttcaagatgctgctctaatgttcattgatttaaagaaggcctttgattctgttgagactgaagtggtcatcaaggccctagccaaacagggcgttcaaactcagtacatcaagatcttctgcTAGCTGTATgacagattcaccaccaagatcttaccattctacaatgaagtgattgttgacataaagagagggattcggcagggtgatactgtaggatgacattgctttgtcctttccccccttgccacaaggagcttaggttcatcccaGTCACACATAttaaggtgctcctgagtcactcccatccctttgtttagctgtaaccacttctctatgctctcttcacCACAGTTAAACAGTTTTTCCCCTTAATCTGActgttaatctgtaaggtcagaccttcctaggacactgaacttatattataagttaatattgcctttctcctttccttatgtcttttgaataatttactttaaagcaatgtcgtttttgtatagacacaagaagacattattatgcttttgtaacttgggacttaattggcttcgaatattattcattcctgggcatctgctttctccacttacacctcagttgctctcagttcctagcaccccaaaagcagggttccgatgagggacgggacggatccaggacaagcagtgagttatgtgctaccctggcatcgagatgggcctggccaaagtgcctaattcttaactataagttaagagcttggtcatggacaaatgctgtcatgatccaaaagtaatgatgagactaggaccctgctagggataggaaagactaactagcctgagcactgtagtctgagatcgagatggccccaggagagctattctataagcttaatgcatttcttattgtgtccatacaaaatgattaatattatgaatgcttatatgtttgctggatgaggagaggagaaacacactcatgggactccgcccttgggtggatggtcctgctgaaggagaatctgtcctaaaagcagcatcccctgagggaaagaactttactcctattgatggtgaccacacctatgtgtaagccccaaccccctcatgctggggggatttaactaggctgtaagagggggcgagggaggggagcgagatccagagccgggagagaagcagagagagagaatgaaatgaactgatcgagcaaccagtttggccttcttccttccgttgcctgcctttgaccaacagccacacacagtggctccagagcactgaacgcgggcggtgagacagagccgcccggagagcccgcgagtgcacacacccgttGGCGTGCTATAGTTTTTTACATGATACCATTtcttcactgaaactcttcagtgccaccctcgagaacatcatgcgatgactggaatggaaggaatgagagtgaagacagacagtcggcaactacaccacctctgcttcgctgatgacattgttctaataacaccaaacttgtccaagaggcacaaatgctggccgactttgaccacgagtgtggaaaggtcggactgcagctgaatctcaccaaaacaatgctcatgaaaaacgaactagtccctgacattccatttgctctcaatggaatgaacatctctgaatgcagcagctatgggtacctgggtcaagaactcaacatgaggggctggagcgatagcacagcgggtagggcatttgccttgcacgcagccaacccgggttcgattcctagcatcccatatggtcccctgagtaccgccaggagtaattcctgagtgcagagccaggagtaacccctgtgcattgccgggtgtgacctaaaaagcaaaaaaaaaaaaagaactcaacatgaggaatgacttggcgccagaactgcgcaggaggaagagagcactccttcaagagcgtcgaagaagtggttaagaggcaaaagaacctccggctccaggcacatctttttgactccaccattctttctgcactaacatacgcctcagagacctgggccctatgaaaacaggatgagaacattatttgggtaacccaaagaggaatagaaagacatatgcttagagtatcacgtttcactcaagtgagagaaggaattcggagttccgacctctgtcaatgatcaagaatcagggacgctgtctcgcttgccaaggcatcaaaaatcaggtgggccggacacgtaatacgatttagagatgaccaccggactggagctgttaccaactggattccacgggacgtcaaaagaccacaagACCACGtggtcgcccacctatgagatggtcagacttcctcatcaagtccctgaacgaacggtttgaggctcttcgtgttcctggagcgagcagataccaattgggctacactagcacgctacagggatgaatggaaacattactggcacccactcgagcaaatcgaagatcaatggaatgacaagtgatacaagtagttTTAAAGACATGTCATGTCTATCCTCACAGACCCCCCCCCAACTGTCTTCACAGACTCTTTGGCTCTCCTCAGACCCCAGTCTCCTTGCAAATACCCAACTCTCTTCAGCTCTCATATATCCCCAACTCTCCTCCTCACAGATCTCTAGTTTTTCTCACAGACCCCCAACTCTCCTCACAACACCCACAATTGTCCTTGAAGACCCTCAGCTCTCAGCTTTCCTCACACACAACCCAAATATCCTCAAACACCACAGTTTTTCTCAGAGATCCCCCAATGTTCCTCAGTTGTCCCCCCAAGCTCCCAATCTCCATATAATTCCTAGCTCTCCTCACAGACTTCCCAACACTGATCACAGATACCCAGCTCTCCCACAAACCTTCCAGCTTTCCTCACAGACCCCTAACTGTCTTCACAGATCCCCAGATCTCTTCACAGATC
This Sorex araneus isolate mSorAra2 chromosome 8, mSorAra2.pri, whole genome shotgun sequence DNA region includes the following protein-coding sequences:
- the LOC101559006 gene encoding 40S ribosomal protein S20-like; its protein translation is MAFKDTGKTPVEPEVAIHRIRITLTSLNVKSLGKVCADLIRSAKEKNLKVKGPVRMPTKTLCITTWKTPCGEGSKTWDRFQMRIHKCLIDLSHCWVLDPPPAFPQGWLGWCVATQPEVGHTADISMMSREETAAVLGQ